The following proteins come from a genomic window of Rhodospirillaceae bacterium:
- a CDS encoding uracil-DNA glycosylase — protein sequence MGTSDVNKDVNQQESLSLEAVLTWHLEAGVDETVGEDAQNRFAEKPPAPVVPEVETSQIPGAKQSTSSVPSVNGDAAVQSAYTLAAAANTVAELRDALESFDGCPLKKTATNLVFGDGSDAARVVFIGEGPGAEEDRQGIPFVGPSGKLLDRMLASINVQRSDVYISNTVFWRPPGNRSPTTQEIAACMPFVERLIEIIDPDILVTVGGPAAVSLLGETQGVGRLRGKWFSYSTARLPAPIQATALFHPAYLLRTPARKREAWRDMLAIKAKLISD from the coding sequence ATAGGCACCAGCGACGTGAACAAAGACGTGAACCAACAAGAATCTCTCTCCCTTGAAGCAGTCCTCACGTGGCACTTGGAAGCAGGCGTTGATGAGACGGTTGGCGAGGATGCCCAAAACAGGTTCGCCGAAAAGCCACCTGCGCCTGTCGTGCCAGAAGTCGAGACATCTCAGATACCTGGTGCGAAACAATCCACATCCAGTGTTCCATCAGTCAATGGCGATGCGGCGGTGCAGAGCGCCTATACCCTCGCCGCCGCGGCGAACACAGTTGCCGAACTGCGTGATGCGCTGGAAAGTTTCGACGGATGCCCGCTCAAGAAGACTGCGACCAATCTGGTTTTCGGCGATGGCAGTGACGCCGCCCGCGTTGTTTTTATTGGCGAAGGGCCGGGAGCGGAAGAAGACCGCCAAGGTATTCCCTTCGTTGGTCCGAGTGGTAAGCTGCTAGACCGGATGTTGGCCTCGATCAATGTCCAGCGTTCAGATGTTTACATCTCCAACACTGTTTTCTGGCGGCCCCCAGGAAACCGCAGCCCCACGACCCAAGAAATTGCCGCTTGTATGCCATTTGTGGAGCGCCTGATTGAAATTATTGATCCGGATATTCTGGTCACTGTCGGTGGCCCAGCAGCGGTATCTTTATTAGGAGAAACCCAGGGTGTCGGCCGCTTAAGAGGAAAATGGTTCAGCTATTCGACGGCGCGATTGCCGGCCCCTATCCAAGCGACGGCTCTCTTTCATCCGGCCTACTTGCTGCGTACCCCAGCAAGAAAACGCGAAGCGTGGCGGGACATGTTGGCAATTAAGGCGAAGTTGATATCTGATTGA
- a CDS encoding lytic transglycosylase domain-containing protein yields MVIRSLLKSITVLVALSLFAPGLFAHANATDQVEPPLPTPLSSSDAALYQKIFSLQETGQWKRADKLVKRLGDPLLMGHVLSQRYLHPTKYRSQYKELKDWMAKYADHPRARQLYKLALRRKPARWRGPKSPYRWAIMGISGGSVKAMPKPPRKRLSSSQRRQAAQLKRRIRWHLRKGWTKAVKQTLQSTEARRLFSTVDMDWARARLGGGYFAAGRDEWAIKWAGPAAKRSGRYLPQAHWTVAMASWRMHRYSDAAKHFEAVAKRDNSPWVISAAAFWAARAHLVNRHPERITPLLEIAAGYGRTFYGMLARRMLGLVNDFRWETPDLKPATINALLKSAAGRRSLALVQIGEVRRAERELRNLSGRANSALAHGLLAVASRTNMPALAVRLDSRLFPGGGGYDGASYPAPHWTPPGGFRVDKALIFALIRQESRFNPRAKSSAGARGLMQLMPRTAGFVAKDRRFRRGKKRRELFQPSTNLALGQRYIEILLDDSNIGSDLFYLATAWNGGPGNLRKWRRTIKHMDDPLFFIESIPSRETRNFIERVLTNLWIYRDRMKQTSPSLDAIAAGAWPVYTSLDRTDVEVAQTHELKN; encoded by the coding sequence ATGGTCATCCGCAGTCTACTCAAATCGATAACGGTCCTTGTGGCCCTCAGTTTGTTTGCTCCGGGTCTGTTTGCTCACGCGAACGCTACGGATCAGGTAGAACCGCCGTTGCCCACCCCGCTGTCGTCGAGCGATGCGGCACTCTATCAAAAAATATTTAGTCTCCAGGAAACCGGGCAGTGGAAGCGGGCGGACAAGTTGGTCAAGCGGCTTGGCGATCCATTGTTGATGGGGCACGTGCTTTCGCAACGGTATTTGCATCCCACCAAATATCGTTCTCAGTATAAAGAACTCAAAGATTGGATGGCTAAATATGCGGACCATCCTCGCGCCAGACAGCTCTATAAGTTGGCGTTGCGGCGTAAGCCCGCGCGCTGGCGGGGTCCAAAATCGCCCTATCGGTGGGCCATCATGGGCATATCAGGTGGGTCTGTGAAAGCCATGCCGAAACCGCCCCGCAAACGACTGAGCAGCAGCCAACGTCGCCAAGCGGCACAACTAAAGCGCCGCATCCGTTGGCACCTTCGCAAAGGTTGGACGAAGGCGGTTAAGCAGACCCTTCAATCAACTGAGGCTCGGCGCTTGTTCTCAACAGTCGATATGGATTGGGCCCGTGCCCGCTTGGGTGGCGGATATTTTGCTGCCGGTCGGGACGAATGGGCAATCAAGTGGGCGGGGCCAGCGGCGAAGCGATCAGGACGTTACCTTCCGCAAGCGCATTGGACGGTGGCGATGGCATCGTGGCGGATGCATCGATACAGCGATGCTGCCAAACATTTTGAAGCCGTTGCCAAGCGTGATAATTCACCCTGGGTGATTTCCGCTGCTGCTTTTTGGGCGGCACGCGCGCATTTGGTCAACCGCCATCCAGAACGCATAACGCCGTTGCTTGAAATTGCCGCTGGGTATGGCCGTACGTTTTACGGCATGCTGGCCCGGCGAATGTTGGGACTGGTCAATGATTTCCGTTGGGAGACTCCGGACCTGAAGCCAGCGACGATCAATGCGTTGTTAAAATCAGCCGCGGGTCGACGCTCCTTGGCCCTGGTTCAAATTGGCGAGGTGCGTCGTGCTGAGCGGGAGCTCCGTAATTTATCTGGTCGCGCTAATTCTGCTCTGGCCCATGGTCTTCTCGCGGTCGCGAGCCGGACCAATATGCCGGCGCTGGCTGTTCGGCTTGATTCCCGACTTTTCCCGGGCGGCGGAGGATATGATGGGGCCTCCTATCCGGCACCGCATTGGACACCGCCGGGTGGCTTTCGTGTTGATAAGGCGTTGATATTTGCCCTAATCCGCCAAGAATCACGCTTTAACCCGCGTGCGAAAAGCAGCGCCGGCGCGCGCGGGCTCATGCAACTAATGCCCCGAACAGCGGGGTTTGTTGCCAAGGACCGACGGTTTCGGCGCGGCAAAAAACGTAGAGAGTTATTCCAGCCTTCGACAAATCTCGCCTTGGGTCAGCGTTACATCGAAATCCTTTTAGATGATTCTAATATTGGTAGCGATTTGTTCTACCTCGCGACGGCCTGGAACGGGGGCCCGGGCAATCTGCGAAAATGGCGTCGGACCATCAAACATATGGATGATCCGCTGTTCTTTATTGAAAGCATTCCGTCACGCGAAACGCGAAACTTTATTGAACGGGTTTTGACCAATTTGTGGATTTACCGCGACCGCATGAAGCAGACATCACCATCCCTGGACGCTATTGCTGCAGGCGCTTGGCCGGTCTATACCTCGCTGGATCGTACCGATGTCGAGGTGGCTCAAACCCATGAACTTAAAAACTGA
- the moaB gene encoding molybdenum cofactor biosynthesis protein B, translating to MNLKTEREFQSINIAVMTVSDTRSLDDDRSGQTLVDRIEKAGHKVVAREIVKDETVDIVAQLKIWIASSNIDVVISTGGTGVTGRDVTPEAFAEVYEKEIPGFGELFRWVSFQKIKTSTIQSRATAGIADGTYLFALPGSPGACKDAWDEILVHQLDIRYTPCNFVEMMPRLKEHLT from the coding sequence ATGAACTTAAAAACTGAACGCGAATTTCAATCGATTAATATCGCCGTGATGACCGTGTCCGACACACGCTCATTGGATGATGACCGATCCGGCCAAACCTTGGTGGATCGGATCGAAAAAGCCGGGCACAAGGTTGTAGCCCGTGAAATTGTCAAAGACGAAACCGTCGATATAGTTGCTCAGCTTAAAATCTGGATCGCCAGTTCGAATATAGACGTGGTTATTTCCACCGGCGGCACGGGCGTCACCGGTCGGGATGTGACGCCGGAGGCATTTGCCGAAGTTTATGAAAAAGAAATCCCGGGCTTTGGCGAGCTCTTTCGCTGGGTTAGTTTTCAAAAAATCAAAACCTCGACCATCCAATCTCGCGCAACCGCAGGTATAGCGGATGGCACGTACCTGTTCGCACTGCCCGGATCGCCGGGTGCCTGCAAGGACGCTTGGGACGAAATCCTCGTCCATCAATTGGATATTCGCTACACCCCTTGTAACTTCGTTGAGATGATGCCGCGGCTCAAAGAGCATTTGACTTAA
- a CDS encoding glycosyltransferase, giving the protein MSLKGHLVVFAKEPRIGRVKSRLAADIGKVPAWIFYRQTLAKVFRRLEGQGRWHCWIAIAPDHAVNSPSLAKNKWHCIGQGDGDLGHRMGRVMHGMPSGPVVIIGTDIPDISVDHISQAFDALGSHECVFGPATDGGYWLVGQKRRPLVIDLFNNVRWSTEHALADTLANVPSGRKVALLDTLEDVDDGASFARWQNRKEP; this is encoded by the coding sequence ATGAGCTTGAAAGGCCACTTGGTGGTGTTCGCAAAGGAACCGCGCATCGGCCGCGTGAAGTCCCGTTTGGCCGCCGACATTGGCAAAGTTCCTGCTTGGATCTTTTATCGGCAAACCCTCGCTAAAGTTTTTCGGCGATTGGAAGGCCAGGGTCGCTGGCATTGTTGGATCGCAATTGCTCCAGACCATGCCGTCAATTCACCTTCTCTCGCAAAAAATAAGTGGCACTGCATTGGACAGGGTGACGGCGACCTGGGTCACCGTATGGGACGAGTCATGCACGGAATGCCGTCAGGGCCTGTGGTGATCATTGGGACGGACATCCCAGATATAAGTGTCGACCATATTAGCCAAGCCTTCGACGCACTTGGCTCGCATGAGTGTGTATTCGGTCCTGCAACCGATGGCGGCTACTGGCTCGTCGGCCAAAAACGACGACCTCTGGTGATTGATCTCTTCAACAACGTGCGCTGGAGCACGGAACACGCCCTTGCCGACACACTGGCGAACGTTCCTTCAGGACGGAAGGTTGCTCTTTTGGACACTCTCGAGGACGTTGACGATGGCGCTTCATTCGCCCGCTGGCAGAACCGTAAAGAACCTTAA
- a CDS encoding glycosyltransferase family 2 protein, which translates to MVLSIIIPTLNAAKGLSATVASIEDRGMTTEILVVDGGSTDGTVELAKSLGARVLTAPSGRGGQLSAGATAAKGGWLMFLHADTILGPNWSKAATDFMASSKSANRTGYFNFRLDDGDPWARRLERIVAWRSRALGLPYGDQGLLMGQEFYTQLGGFYPLPLMEDVEFVRRIGRRNLVALEADAVTSADRYRRNGYPQRMVRNGFCLALYFLGVPPRIIAKVYA; encoded by the coding sequence ATCGTGCTTAGCATTATTATACCGACGTTAAATGCGGCAAAGGGATTGTCGGCAACAGTCGCCTCCATCGAGGATCGTGGCATGACCACTGAAATTCTTGTCGTCGATGGCGGTAGTACGGATGGGACTGTAGAGCTTGCTAAATCGTTGGGAGCACGCGTTCTAACAGCCCCATCTGGGCGGGGCGGACAACTTTCGGCTGGGGCCACGGCGGCGAAAGGGGGATGGTTGATGTTCCTGCATGCAGATACGATTTTAGGTCCCAATTGGTCCAAGGCGGCAACGGATTTCATGGCATCTTCTAAATCCGCGAACAGGACTGGATATTTCAATTTTAGGCTGGACGATGGCGATCCGTGGGCACGGCGACTTGAAAGAATTGTTGCTTGGAGAAGTCGGGCTCTCGGCCTGCCTTACGGGGATCAAGGGCTTCTGATGGGCCAAGAATTTTACACTCAGTTGGGAGGATTTTACCCCCTACCGTTGATGGAGGACGTGGAGTTTGTCCGACGCATTGGACGGCGAAACCTCGTGGCACTGGAAGCCGATGCAGTGACATCTGCGGATCGTTATCGGCGCAACGGATATCCCCAGCGCATGGTCCGTAATGGGTTTTGCTTGGCGCTTTATTTCCTAGGTGTGCCTCCCCGAATAATTGCCAAGGTGTATGCATGA
- a CDS encoding PA0069 family radical SAM protein — protein MVDHLPAMPRKGRGAVANATGRYESEQRYAVDDGWQLPEDNSLPVLKTTVGIDAAKSIISRNSSPDLPFDQSINPYKGCEHGCIYCYARPTHAYLGLSPGLDFETRLFAKPNAPDLLKKELRKPSYQCKSIMLGANTDPYQPIERDHKITRDILKVLSDFNHPVSITTKSDLVLRDLDILTDMAARNLVSVAVSVTTLDGKLARAMEPRAPRPDKRLAALEGLNANGIPTTVLASPMIPFLNDWELERILEASSNAGAEAAHYILLRLPLELREMFAEWLETHTPGKANHVLNQLRESRNGTLYISDFSTRMQGTGTHADLLAKRFRLASKRHGLNSAKDGKYDLDTSRFIVPPDVGDQLELL, from the coding sequence ATGGTTGACCATTTGCCTGCAATGCCAAGAAAAGGCCGAGGCGCTGTCGCCAATGCCACTGGCCGATACGAAAGCGAGCAGCGTTATGCTGTGGACGATGGCTGGCAACTGCCGGAAGACAACTCACTCCCGGTTTTGAAAACAACCGTCGGCATTGATGCCGCGAAGAGCATTATTTCTCGTAATTCATCGCCTGATCTTCCCTTCGATCAGTCAATCAATCCCTACAAAGGATGCGAACACGGCTGCATTTATTGTTATGCTCGACCAACCCATGCCTATTTAGGATTGTCACCCGGGTTGGATTTTGAAACTCGGTTGTTCGCCAAACCAAATGCACCAGATCTCTTAAAAAAGGAACTTAGGAAGCCGAGCTATCAATGCAAATCCATCATGCTCGGTGCCAACACCGACCCGTATCAGCCCATTGAGCGGGACCATAAAATTACCCGAGATATCCTCAAAGTTCTGTCCGACTTCAACCACCCAGTTTCGATAACGACCAAGTCGGACCTCGTGCTTCGCGATTTGGATATTCTCACTGACATGGCGGCCCGGAATTTGGTTTCGGTCGCGGTGTCTGTGACCACCCTAGATGGCAAACTGGCACGGGCGATGGAGCCCCGTGCACCGCGACCGGACAAACGCTTGGCTGCTCTTGAGGGGTTAAACGCAAATGGAATTCCAACAACGGTACTGGCCTCACCGATGATCCCGTTTTTGAATGATTGGGAATTAGAAAGGATATTGGAGGCATCATCAAACGCGGGAGCCGAGGCGGCACACTATATCTTGCTCCGGTTGCCGTTGGAACTTCGCGAAATGTTTGCCGAATGGTTAGAGACACATACGCCTGGAAAGGCTAACCATGTTCTTAACCAGCTGCGGGAAAGCCGAAACGGGACCCTGTATATTTCTGATTTTTCCACCCGAATGCAGGGCACGGGCACCCATGCAGACTTACTGGCAAAAAGGTTTCGACTCGCGTCAAAACGCCATGGTCTAAACAGTGCAAAAGACGGGAAATACGACCTGGATACATCGCGTTTCATCGTGCCGCCCGACGTTGGCGATCAACTT